One genomic window of Roseobacter ponti includes the following:
- a CDS encoding VPLPA-CTERM sorting domain-containing protein, with amino-acid sequence MTRLITAAVTALLFGVSAASAATFTDRSLFDAAAGPGLALESFESVPLSGNTASGGLPSADFGDFFVSATRPAVKVIDTPFFFAQNTTAGGKNFLYLDSDIGFTGFIMTLAFDAPVLSFGFDYSGLGRNGDESTIFINGETMILPKATDAPAFFGFTSENGVSAFSINTNNNSAFSIDELAYGGGETATPVPLPAALPMLLVAVAGFGLMKRRKAA; translated from the coding sequence ATGACCAGACTTATCACAGCCGCTGTTACAGCACTTCTTTTCGGCGTTTCTGCAGCATCCGCCGCAACATTCACAGACAGATCGCTTTTCGACGCAGCCGCAGGCCCCGGCCTTGCGCTTGAGTCGTTTGAAAGCGTTCCTCTGTCCGGCAACACCGCAAGTGGCGGTCTCCCCTCTGCCGATTTCGGCGACTTTTTCGTCAGCGCAACGCGCCCGGCCGTCAAGGTGATCGATACGCCGTTTTTCTTTGCCCAGAACACCACAGCAGGCGGCAAGAACTTCCTCTATCTTGATTCGGATATCGGCTTCACCGGGTTCATCATGACGCTGGCCTTTGACGCGCCGGTGCTGTCTTTCGGGTTTGACTACTCCGGTCTGGGCCGCAACGGAGATGAAAGCACGATTTTCATCAACGGTGAGACAATGATCCTGCCCAAAGCAACTGACGCGCCTGCCTTCTTTGGTTTTACCAGCGAAAACGGTGTGTCCGCATTCTCCATCAACACCAACAATAACAGCGCCTTCAGCATTGATGAGCTGGCCTATGGCGGCGGCGAAACAGCAACGCCTGTGCCGCTGCCTGCCGCCCTGCCGATGCTGCTGGTGGCAGTAGCGGGCTTCGGACTGATGAAACGCCGCAAAGCAGCCTGA
- a CDS encoding glutamate--cysteine ligase yields MSIPQSGGGPVTSRDQLAQYLADGCKPKEDWRIGTEHEKFGYCKDTLKPLPYDGPRSIRVMLEGLRDDHGWSPVTEGGHLIGLEKDGANISLEPGGQLELSGAPLETIHETCDEVNTHLREVRDVADRIGAGFIGLGAAPVWTHEDMDLMPKGRYKLMNEYMTKVGTMGRVMMRRTCTVQVNLDFGSEPDMVQKMRVALALQPVATALFANSPFFEGRPNGHKSWRSRVWRDLDAARTGMLPFVFEDGFGFDAWVDYALDVPMYFVYRDGRYIDALGMSFRDFMKGELPALPGEIPTLSDWADHLTTAFPEARMKRFIEMRGADGGPWRRLCALPAFWVGLMYDQTALDAAWDLAKNWDAETRDGLRVAASVDALQAEVNGVKMHEIAREAVAISTAGLKARARTGAGGMVPDETHFLNALHESIETGQVPADELLAHYHGDWDGDLSRIYAEYSY; encoded by the coding sequence ATGTCTATTCCACAGTCCGGCGGAGGGCCGGTCACGTCCCGTGATCAGCTTGCGCAGTATCTCGCAGACGGCTGCAAGCCAAAAGAAGACTGGCGCATTGGCACTGAGCACGAAAAATTCGGCTATTGCAAAGACACGCTGAAACCGCTGCCCTATGATGGTCCGCGTTCGATCCGGGTCATGCTGGAGGGGCTGCGCGATGATCACGGCTGGTCGCCCGTTACCGAAGGCGGTCATCTGATCGGCCTCGAAAAAGACGGCGCGAACATCAGCCTTGAGCCTGGCGGACAGCTGGAGCTTTCCGGTGCACCGCTGGAAACCATCCACGAGACCTGTGATGAGGTGAATACCCACCTGCGTGAAGTGCGTGACGTGGCGGACCGCATCGGCGCCGGCTTTATCGGGCTGGGGGCCGCACCGGTCTGGACCCATGAAGATATGGATCTGATGCCCAAGGGCCGCTATAAACTGATGAACGAATACATGACCAAGGTCGGCACCATGGGCCGGGTCATGATGCGCCGCACCTGCACAGTGCAGGTGAACCTTGATTTCGGTTCCGAGCCGGACATGGTTCAGAAAATGCGCGTCGCACTGGCGCTGCAACCGGTGGCCACAGCGCTCTTTGCCAACTCGCCCTTTTTTGAGGGCAGACCCAACGGGCATAAATCCTGGCGCAGCCGTGTCTGGCGCGATCTGGATGCCGCGCGCACCGGCATGCTGCCCTTTGTTTTCGAGGACGGTTTCGGGTTTGATGCATGGGTCGACTATGCTCTCGATGTGCCGATGTATTTTGTATACCGCGACGGCAGATACATCGACGCGCTTGGCATGTCGTTTCGTGATTTCATGAAGGGTGAGCTGCCTGCGCTGCCGGGTGAGATCCCGACGCTTTCGGACTGGGCGGACCATCTGACCACCGCCTTTCCCGAAGCCCGCATGAAGCGCTTTATCGAGATGCGCGGCGCCGACGGGGGACCCTGGCGGCGGCTCTGTGCCCTGCCGGCTTTCTGGGTCGGGCTGATGTATGACCAGACGGCGCTCGATGCGGCCTGGGATCTGGCAAAAAACTGGGACGCCGAGACCCGCGACGGGCTTCGCGTTGCCGCCTCGGTCGACGCGCTGCAGGCTGAAGTGAACGGCGTGAAAATGCATGAGATCGCCCGAGAGGCCGTTGCAATCAGCACCGCCGGTCTGAAGGCACGCGCCCGCACAGGAGCTGGTGGCATGGTGCCCGACGAGACACATTTCCTGAACGCACTGCATGAAAGCATTGAAACCGGCCAGGTCCCGGCGGATGAACTGCTGGCGCATTATCACGGTGACTGGGATGGTGATCTGAGCCGGATCTACGCCGAATATTCCTACTGA
- a CDS encoding ABC transporter permease, which produces MIRLEKRPRPSRTFAWATPLLAVLATFFFGGVLFALLGKDPVQSILTIFWQPLFGEFSFFYRPQLLIKGAPLVLIAIGLSLGFRAGIWNIGAEGQYIMGALFGAGVGLAFYPAESVFIFPLMVIAGAFGGWAWAMIPAVLKVRFGTNEILVSLMLVYVAEQFLASMSLGLMKNPEGFGFPGSRNLQQYDSAHNAEIITNSGMHWGVVAAMIAVIFAYVLLARHRLGFAVRVTGEAPRAARFSGVNPGRLILFCLGTSGMLAGLAGLFEVSGPAGQVSIDFNVGYGFTAIIVAFLGRLHPVGIVLAGLLMALTYIGGDIAQSQLGLPAAAIQVFQGMLLFFLLAFDLFTNYRLRFGRTEAA; this is translated from the coding sequence ATGATCCGGCTTGAAAAACGCCCCCGGCCAAGTCGCACGTTCGCCTGGGCCACACCGCTGCTGGCGGTGCTTGCCACCTTCTTTTTCGGCGGCGTGCTTTTTGCGCTGCTCGGCAAAGATCCGGTACAGTCCATTCTGACGATCTTCTGGCAGCCGCTCTTTGGTGAATTTTCGTTTTTTTACAGGCCACAGCTGCTGATCAAGGGGGCGCCGCTGGTGCTGATCGCCATCGGGCTCAGCCTCGGGTTCCGGGCAGGCATCTGGAACATCGGAGCCGAGGGGCAGTACATCATGGGCGCGCTCTTCGGAGCCGGTGTCGGGCTCGCGTTCTATCCTGCTGAAAGCGTTTTCATCTTCCCGCTGATGGTGATTGCCGGGGCTTTCGGAGGCTGGGCCTGGGCGATGATCCCGGCGGTTCTCAAAGTGCGATTCGGTACAAATGAAATCCTGGTATCGCTGATGCTGGTCTATGTGGCCGAGCAGTTCCTGGCTTCTATGTCACTGGGACTGATGAAAAATCCTGAAGGTTTCGGCTTTCCCGGCAGTCGCAACCTTCAACAGTACGATTCAGCGCATAACGCCGAGATCATCACGAACAGCGGCATGCACTGGGGCGTTGTTGCGGCGATGATCGCTGTGATCTTTGCCTATGTGCTGCTGGCGCGGCACCGGCTTGGGTTTGCAGTGCGGGTCACCGGCGAAGCTCCACGGGCCGCGCGGTTTTCGGGCGTCAATCCGGGGCGGCTTATCCTTTTCTGCCTTGGCACATCGGGCATGCTTGCCGGGCTTGCAGGGCTTTTCGAAGTCTCCGGTCCCGCAGGGCAGGTCAGCATCGATTTCAATGTGGGCTACGGCTTTACCGCGATCATCGTGGCCTTTCTGGGCCGGCTGCATCCGGTGGGGATTGTGCTGGCGGGCCTGCTGATGGCGCTGACCTATATCGGTGGCGACATCGCGCAAAGCCAGCTTGGCCTGCCCGCTGCTGCGATCCAGGTTTTCCAGGGGATGTTACTTTTCTTCCTGCTGGCCTTTGATCTCTTTACCAATTACCGGCTGCGCTTTGGCCGGACGGAGGCTGCGTAA
- a CDS encoding ABC transporter ATP-binding protein: MTPLLALSGLTKAYPGVVANDDVSLSIAPGEVHALLGENGAGKSTLVKMIYGLVKPDQGGMQMNGAPFAPPEPRAARASGVGMVFQHFSLFDALSVAENIALGMENAPGMRTLSQRIREVSDTYGLPLSPDRIVGDLSAGERQRVEIIRCLLQEPKLLIMDEPTSVLTPQEVEILFETLRKLSAEGTAILYISHKLEEIRALCDAATILRLGKVVGTCIPRETTARDMAEMMVGKVLSTPTRSGAALGEPVLKLEGLSRPSPSAFGMPLREVTVTLRKGEVLGIGGVAGNGQDELLSALSGEMLSPPGMITFKGQDIGTLTPNARRRLGVLAAPEERLGHAAAPDMSLTENAMLTGADREGLVRGGFLDWPAARAFAVKIIEAFDVRTPGPGNAARALSGGNLQKFVIGREVMQRPEVLVVNQPTWGVDASAAAAIRQALLDLAEGGASVIVISQDLDELMEISDRFAALNEGRLSDPRPTDGLTVEQIGLMMGGAHGMEVAHV; this comes from the coding sequence ATGACACCACTTCTGGCCCTCAGCGGGTTGACCAAGGCCTATCCCGGCGTCGTTGCTAACGACGATGTGTCCCTGAGCATCGCGCCCGGCGAGGTACATGCACTGCTGGGCGAGAACGGCGCAGGCAAATCCACACTCGTCAAGATGATCTACGGGCTGGTGAAGCCGGATCAGGGCGGGATGCAGATGAACGGCGCGCCCTTTGCCCCGCCGGAGCCGCGCGCTGCACGGGCCTCGGGCGTCGGTATGGTCTTTCAGCACTTTTCGCTTTTTGACGCACTGTCGGTGGCCGAAAACATCGCGCTTGGCATGGAGAATGCGCCCGGTATGCGGACCCTCTCGCAACGGATCCGCGAGGTGTCAGACACCTACGGGCTGCCGCTGTCACCTGACCGGATTGTCGGGGATCTTTCCGCAGGAGAACGTCAGCGGGTGGAGATCATCCGCTGTCTGCTGCAGGAGCCGAAACTGCTGATCATGGACGAGCCGACCTCAGTTCTGACCCCGCAGGAGGTTGAGATCCTCTTTGAGACTTTGCGTAAACTCAGCGCCGAGGGAACCGCAATTCTCTATATATCTCACAAGCTTGAGGAGATCCGCGCGCTCTGCGATGCCGCAACGATCCTGCGTCTGGGCAAGGTTGTCGGCACCTGCATACCGCGCGAGACGACCGCACGGGACATGGCCGAAATGATGGTCGGCAAGGTGCTGAGCACCCCCACTCGGTCGGGTGCGGCCCTGGGCGAGCCCGTTCTGAAGCTTGAGGGGCTCTCGCGGCCCTCGCCCTCGGCCTTCGGAATGCCGCTGCGCGAGGTGACCGTGACGCTGCGCAAAGGCGAAGTCCTGGGGATCGGAGGTGTCGCCGGCAACGGGCAGGATGAGCTTTTGAGCGCTCTTTCCGGCGAAATGCTGTCACCGCCGGGGATGATCACCTTCAAAGGACAGGATATCGGCACGCTGACGCCCAATGCCCGGCGCCGTCTGGGCGTGCTCGCCGCCCCTGAGGAACGTCTGGGACACGCTGCCGCCCCCGATATGTCGCTCACTGAGAATGCGATGCTGACCGGCGCCGACCGGGAAGGTCTGGTGCGCGGTGGATTTCTGGACTGGCCTGCGGCCCGCGCCTTTGCAGTGAAAATCATCGAGGCTTTCGATGTGCGCACACCCGGACCCGGCAATGCGGCACGTGCGCTGTCCGGCGGCAACCTGCAGAAATTCGTGATTGGCCGCGAGGTGATGCAGCGCCCGGAAGTGCTGGTGGTCAACCAGCCGACATGGGGTGTCGATGCCTCGGCCGCGGCGGCGATCCGTCAGGCATTACTTGATCTTGCCGAAGGCGGCGCATCCGTCATCGTGATCAGTCAGGATCTGGATGAGCTGATGGAGATTTCCGACCGGTTTGCCGCTCTGAACGAGGGACGTCTGTCCGATCCGCGCCCGACGGACGGGCTGACGGTGGAACAGATCGGCCTGATGATGGGCGGCGCGCATGGCATGGAGGTGGCTCATGTCTGA
- a CDS encoding BMP family ABC transporter substrate-binding protein has translation MKLTTLFAGAAVALGLATVAVADGHEKTKVGFVYVGPIGDGGWTYEHDKGRLMVEKELGDAVETVYVENVAEGPDSERVMTQMALDGADLIFTTSFGYMDPTINIAAKFPDVKFEHATGYKRADNVSTYSARFYEGRAIQGHIAGKMTKSNIVGYIGSFPIPEVIRGINSAYIHASKVNPDVEFKIIWVYTWFDPAKEADAAKTLIEQGADVVLQHTDSTAPQAAAQEAGDVVTFGQASDMAQYAPFPRVSSIIDEWGPYYVARTKAVMDGTWESTDTWDGIGAGMVGIGEISDAVPADVKEEALALKAAIADGSYHAFTGPINKQDGSAWLADGETADDGTLAGMNFYVEGIEGDIPQ, from the coding sequence ATGAAACTCACCACCCTTTTTGCCGGTGCGGCTGTCGCACTTGGCCTTGCCACCGTGGCTGTCGCGGACGGGCATGAGAAAACCAAAGTCGGCTTTGTCTATGTTGGCCCGATCGGCGACGGCGGCTGGACCTACGAGCACGACAAAGGCCGTCTGATGGTCGAGAAAGAGCTCGGCGATGCGGTCGAGACCGTCTATGTCGAGAACGTGGCCGAGGGCCCGGACAGTGAGCGTGTGATGACCCAGATGGCGCTGGATGGTGCCGATCTGATTTTCACAACATCTTTCGGCTACATGGATCCGACGATCAACATCGCGGCCAAATTCCCGGATGTGAAATTTGAACACGCCACGGGCTACAAGCGCGCCGACAACGTCTCCACCTATTCCGCACGGTTTTACGAAGGCCGGGCGATCCAGGGGCATATCGCGGGCAAGATGACCAAATCCAACATTGTGGGCTATATCGGATCTTTCCCGATCCCCGAGGTGATCCGGGGCATCAACTCCGCCTATATTCACGCCAGCAAAGTAAACCCGGATGTCGAGTTCAAAATCATCTGGGTCTACACGTGGTTTGACCCCGCAAAAGAAGCCGACGCTGCAAAAACGCTGATCGAACAGGGCGCCGATGTGGTGCTGCAGCACACGGATTCCACAGCACCTCAGGCCGCCGCGCAGGAAGCCGGCGATGTGGTCACCTTCGGCCAGGCCTCTGACATGGCTCAGTACGCGCCCTTCCCGCGTGTCTCCTCCATCATCGATGAGTGGGGCCCCTACTACGTCGCGCGCACCAAAGCCGTTATGGATGGCACGTGGGAGAGCACAGACACATGGGACGGCATCGGCGCCGGCATGGTCGGAATCGGTGAGATCTCTGACGCCGTTCCTGCTGATGTGAAAGAAGAAGCACTGGCTCTGAAAGCAGCAATTGCGGACGGCTCTTATCACGCCTTTACCGGGCCTATCAACAAACAGGACGGATCCGCTTGGCTTGCAGACGGCGAAACAGCGGATGACGGCACGCTTGCCGGCATGAATTTCTATGTCGAAGGCATCGAAGGCGACATTCCGCAATAA
- a CDS encoding ABC transporter permease — translation MDLSAINPILLIAALMSAATPILLAATGELVVERAGVLNLGVEGMMITGAICGFAIAVETGSPTTGFIAAAVGGAVLSLLFALLTQVTLANQVASGLALTLFGLGISSLLGQGYVGVKPPRMPDVNFGPLSDIPVIGQIFFSHDPLLYVGLLLVAGVWAVLRFTRAGLVLRAVGENHDAAHALGYKVVRIRTLAIMFGGALAGMGGAYISLIRVPQWTEGMTAGVGWIALALVVFASWKPWRVLLGAYLFGGITQLQLNLQGAGVAIPVEYLAMSPYVITIVVLVMLSADKSAAPGSLGRSFHASS, via the coding sequence ATGGACCTGTCCGCCATCAACCCGATTCTGCTGATTGCTGCGCTGATGAGTGCGGCGACGCCCATTCTGCTGGCCGCCACCGGAGAGCTTGTCGTTGAGCGCGCAGGCGTGCTGAACCTCGGCGTGGAAGGCATGATGATTACCGGTGCGATCTGCGGCTTTGCCATAGCAGTGGAGACCGGATCACCCACCACGGGCTTTATTGCCGCTGCTGTCGGGGGGGCTGTGCTCAGCCTGCTTTTCGCGCTGCTGACCCAGGTGACCCTGGCCAATCAGGTGGCCTCCGGTCTGGCACTCACCCTTTTTGGCCTGGGGATCTCCTCCCTGCTGGGGCAGGGCTATGTCGGGGTGAAGCCGCCGCGCATGCCGGATGTGAACTTCGGGCCCCTCAGCGATATTCCGGTGATCGGGCAGATCTTCTTTTCGCATGACCCGCTTCTCTATGTCGGCCTGCTTCTGGTGGCCGGTGTCTGGGCGGTGCTGCGCTTCACGCGCGCGGGTCTCGTGCTGCGCGCCGTGGGGGAAAACCACGATGCCGCTCATGCGCTGGGGTACAAGGTCGTGCGCATCCGGACGCTGGCGATTATGTTCGGCGGGGCGCTTGCCGGCATGGGCGGCGCCTATATCAGCCTGATCCGCGTGCCGCAGTGGACCGAAGGCATGACCGCAGGTGTCGGCTGGATCGCGCTCGCCCTGGTTGTCTTTGCCAGCTGGAAGCCCTGGCGGGTTCTGCTTGGTGCTTATCTTTTTGGCGGGATCACGCAATTGCAGCTTAATCTGCAGGGTGCAGGCGTTGCCATTCCTGTCGAATATCTGGCAATGTCGCCTTATGTAATCACCATCGTCGTGCTTGTTATGCTTTCTGCGGATAAGAGCGCGGCGCCCGGCTCACTGGGCCGGTCATTCCATGCCTCAAGCTAG